In Synechococcus sp. A18-25c, a single window of DNA contains:
- a CDS encoding Crp/Fnr family transcriptional regulator, giving the protein MNALDTMRALAQTSEVRSVGAGGIIFRADDPGTSMFGVLEGTVRLSWTNDNGQQGYEVIEAGNVFGAGALVMDGHRRLSTAQAEKDCRLIEMNREKFLFAVQEAPMFAIELLASVDERLRDLKITSQL; this is encoded by the coding sequence GTGAACGCTCTCGACACCATGCGTGCTCTTGCTCAGACGAGCGAGGTTCGCAGTGTCGGAGCAGGTGGCATCATCTTTCGTGCCGATGATCCGGGTACCTCGATGTTCGGGGTGCTTGAGGGCACCGTGCGATTGTCCTGGACTAACGACAACGGTCAACAGGGCTATGAGGTGATTGAGGCCGGGAATGTCTTTGGCGCCGGTGCCCTGGTGATGGATGGTCATCGACGACTGAGCACGGCTCAGGCGGAAAAGGATTGCCGTCTCATCGAGATGAATCGCGAGAAGTTCCTGTTCGCTGTGCAGGAAGCCCCAATGTTTGCCATTGAATTGTTGGCTTCGGTGGATGAACGACTTCGTGATCTCAAGATCACCTCTCAGCTCTGA
- the cobO gene encoding cob(I)yrinic acid a,c-diamide adenosyltransferase has product MTDSNLDQAAADLGMGGNLAPEADDSGYRKRMERRQEVQRQRVEERNREKGLILVFTGQGKGKTTAGLGLVLRTLGHGERVAIIQFIKGGWEPGEARALKAFGDQVVWHALGEGFTWETQNRQRDQQLVGEAWQTALSYLRDSQVKLVLLDELNVALKLGYIEADTVIAGLQERPELCHVAVTGRGAPKDLIEAADLVTEMTLVHHPFREQGVKAQAGIEF; this is encoded by the coding sequence ATGACCGATAGCAACCTCGATCAGGCCGCCGCAGACCTGGGCATGGGAGGCAACCTTGCCCCTGAGGCCGATGACAGCGGCTACCGCAAACGCATGGAGCGTCGCCAGGAAGTGCAGCGGCAGCGGGTGGAGGAACGCAACAGGGAAAAGGGTTTGATCCTGGTGTTCACCGGCCAGGGAAAAGGCAAAACAACCGCCGGCTTAGGTCTGGTTCTGCGAACCCTGGGTCATGGCGAACGGGTGGCAATCATCCAGTTCATCAAGGGCGGCTGGGAACCGGGGGAAGCGCGGGCGCTCAAGGCCTTTGGAGATCAGGTGGTCTGGCATGCCCTGGGCGAGGGCTTCACCTGGGAGACCCAGAACAGACAGCGGGATCAACAACTGGTCGGCGAGGCCTGGCAGACCGCACTGAGCTATCTGCGCGACAGCCAGGTGAAACTGGTGCTTCTCGATGAATTGAACGTGGCACTGAAGCTGGGTTACATCGAGGCCGACACGGTGATCGCTGGATTGCAAGAACGCCCCGAGCTTTGCCACGTGGCAGTGACCGGTCGTGGCGCCCCGAAGGACCTGATCGAAGCAGCTGATCTGGTGACCGAAATGACCCTGGTGCACCATCCCTTCCGCGAACAAGGCGTGAAAGCCCAGGCAGGCATTGAGTTCTAG
- a CDS encoding transaldolase has product MATLLEQLSEMTVVVADTGDLEAIRKFTPRDATTNPSLILAAAQIPDYQSLIDESLRSSRHLMGENAPVEQVVREALDEISVIFGKEILKIVPRRVSTEVDARLSFDTEATIEKGRKLIRLYNDAGISNDRVLIKIASTWEGIKAAEVLEKEGIHCNLTLLFGFGQAVACAEAGVTLISPFVGRILDWYKAETGRDSYPGPEDPGVLSVTRIFNYFKSYGYSTEVMGASFRNIDEITELAGCDLLTISPKLLDQLRSSEAVLTRKLDADNPAGGEPQIHVDHESFQTMMASDRMATDKLSEGIKGFSKAIETLESMLAHRLAELEGGHAFGHAVQEIFLLNDMNGDGSITRDEWLGTDAVFDALDLDHDGLLSQEDVRRGFGAALSLTTA; this is encoded by the coding sequence ATGGCCACTCTTCTAGAGCAGCTTTCCGAAATGACCGTCGTGGTGGCGGACACCGGTGATCTCGAAGCGATCCGCAAGTTCACACCTCGAGATGCGACCACCAACCCTTCGCTGATTCTCGCGGCTGCCCAGATACCCGATTATCAGAGCCTGATTGATGAATCCCTCCGTTCGTCACGTCATCTGATGGGCGAAAACGCTCCTGTTGAGCAGGTCGTGCGTGAAGCTCTTGATGAAATCAGCGTGATCTTTGGCAAGGAGATTCTGAAGATCGTGCCTCGCCGGGTTTCTACGGAAGTGGATGCTCGCTTGAGCTTCGACACCGAAGCCACCATTGAGAAAGGCCGCAAACTCATTCGCCTCTACAACGATGCGGGCATCAGTAACGACCGGGTGTTGATCAAAATTGCTTCTACCTGGGAAGGCATCAAAGCGGCCGAAGTTCTGGAGAAAGAAGGCATTCATTGCAACCTCACGTTGCTGTTCGGTTTCGGTCAAGCCGTGGCCTGTGCCGAGGCCGGTGTCACCTTGATCTCTCCCTTCGTTGGGCGCATCCTGGATTGGTACAAGGCTGAGACCGGGCGCGATTCCTATCCAGGTCCTGAGGATCCAGGGGTCTTGTCTGTGACAAGGATCTTCAACTATTTCAAGTCGTACGGCTACAGCACCGAGGTGATGGGAGCGAGCTTCCGGAACATCGATGAGATCACCGAGCTTGCCGGTTGTGATCTGCTTACGATCTCACCCAAGTTGCTGGATCAGCTGCGATCCAGTGAGGCGGTTCTCACCCGCAAACTCGATGCTGACAACCCCGCTGGCGGTGAACCTCAGATTCATGTCGACCATGAATCGTTCCAAACGATGATGGCCTCGGATCGCATGGCCACCGACAAGTTGTCGGAGGGGATCAAAGGTTTCAGTAAAGCGATCGAAACCCTCGAAAGCATGCTGGCCCATCGTCTCGCTGAACTCGAAGGGGGGCACGCGTTCGGCCATGCCGTGCAAGAGATCTTTCTGCTCAATGACATGAACGGTGATGGATCCATCACGCGGGATGAATGGTTGGGAACTGACGCCGTCTTCGATGCCCTGGACCTTGACCACGATGGACTTCTGTCACAGGAGGACGTGCGCAGAGGCTTTGGTGCCGCACTCTCACTGACAACGGCCTGA
- a CDS encoding CPBP family intramembrane glutamic endopeptidase, producing the protein MTSPPSGRSSAAPTWKVLLALLSLVLATTVWVLGLVDSVSKPSVAPALSLEQQELALLAEPKVPVPLQSLLVGADPSAALLNSLRQIPLDRLDERQRLLFAALESDPEHLRTLQQAAPRADAFAELQKALTDPGARDVSVDDRARLLSQAPDPLVRRLACEALGGDLTSCLDPRSASAAARRLVISELLPLLALLLGGLLLIRHLWLLFRRRLAPWPALVAPPLAPLDMVLLVAGGFVVLGEVLAPLVVLPVAGLVTRGLAAPLSQGITVLFGYVALAVPPLLILRQQLRTCDPSPPPSGGWLQWRLQPFGTAVLQALRGWLMVMPPVVLTGWLVSRVIGDQGGSNPLLEIVLTSNSSLALLLLGSTIVVLAPLFEETIFRGVLLPVLGRSLGRAGAVIVSALVFAVAHLSLGELPPLLVLGLGLGLLRLSTGRLLPCVVMHALWNGVTFLNLLLLGS; encoded by the coding sequence GTGACCAGCCCACCCTCGGGACGTTCTTCGGCAGCTCCGACCTGGAAGGTGTTGCTGGCGCTCCTCTCGCTGGTCCTGGCCACCACTGTCTGGGTGCTTGGACTGGTTGACAGTGTCAGCAAGCCATCCGTCGCGCCTGCTCTCTCTCTTGAGCAGCAGGAGCTGGCTCTGCTGGCTGAGCCGAAGGTGCCAGTACCGCTGCAATCGCTTCTAGTGGGTGCCGATCCCAGCGCTGCTCTGCTGAACAGCCTGCGCCAAATCCCTCTCGATCGGCTTGATGAGCGTCAGAGGCTGCTCTTCGCCGCATTGGAGTCCGACCCCGAGCATCTCCGCACACTTCAGCAGGCTGCGCCTCGCGCCGATGCATTCGCCGAGCTTCAGAAGGCCCTGACGGATCCCGGTGCCCGCGATGTTTCGGTCGACGATCGCGCCAGGTTGCTGAGTCAGGCTCCTGATCCGCTGGTCCGTCGGTTGGCCTGTGAGGCCTTGGGTGGTGATCTCACGTCATGTCTTGACCCCCGATCGGCAAGTGCAGCGGCCAGGCGGCTGGTGATCAGTGAGCTTCTGCCGTTGTTGGCGCTGCTGCTCGGGGGGCTCTTGCTGATCCGTCATCTTTGGCTGCTGTTCCGCCGCCGCCTTGCCCCTTGGCCTGCGCTCGTCGCACCACCCCTTGCACCGTTGGACATGGTGCTGCTGGTGGCCGGTGGATTCGTGGTGCTCGGCGAGGTGCTGGCGCCTCTCGTGGTGTTGCCTGTGGCCGGGCTGGTCACCCGAGGGCTTGCTGCACCTCTTTCCCAGGGCATCACCGTGCTGTTCGGCTACGTCGCGTTGGCGGTTCCGCCGCTGCTGATCCTGCGCCAGCAGCTCAGAACGTGCGATCCGTCACCACCTCCTTCCGGCGGTTGGTTGCAGTGGCGTTTGCAGCCTTTCGGAACAGCTGTGCTACAGGCCTTGCGAGGTTGGCTGATGGTGATGCCTCCCGTCGTGCTGACGGGTTGGTTGGTGTCTCGGGTGATCGGTGACCAGGGCGGCAGCAATCCCCTGCTGGAAATCGTGCTGACCAGCAACAGTTCCCTGGCCCTGCTCCTGCTCGGCTCCACAATCGTGGTGCTGGCGCCGCTGTTCGAGGAAACCATTTTCCGCGGTGTGCTGCTGCCTGTGCTTGGGCGGTCGCTTGGCCGAGCCGGCGCCGTGATTGTGAGTGCCTTGGTGTTTGCGGTCGCACATCTCAGCCTTGGTGAACTGCCGCCACTGCTGGTGCTGGGTCTGGGCTTGGGGTTGTTGCGGCTGAGCACCGGGCGCCTGCTCCCCTGCGTGGTGATGCATGCGCTCTGGAACGGGGTGACCTTCCTGAACCTTCTCCTGCTGGGCAGCTGA
- a CDS encoding FAD-binding domain-containing protein → MTLQLVWFKRDLRWVDHQPLIQALERGPVLPLYIVEPEFWRQPDASGRQFAFCREALIDLRGGLAALGQPLVVRCGDAVEVLERARCQLGIEALWSHEETGNDWTYARDRRVAAWAKEQGIPWREIPQFGVTRRMRSRRGWAQRWEARMGEPLTPSPVSLTPLPTVSPGDLPDATALALPADPCPHRQTGGRHQGLRELEDFIERRVQRYCSSISSPNRAFTGCSRLSAYLTWGCLSMREVLQRSREVSGRGASSFGSRLHWHCHFIQKLEDQPPIEWQDFHPFMRGIRPLDPERLAAWAQGRTGVPFVDACMRALRAHGWINFRMRAMLMSFASYNLWLPWRDSGLHLARQFVDYEPGIHWSQCQMQSGSTSINTIRIYNPIKQGLDHDPDGVFIRRWCPELADVPSVHLHEPWGLGGSLPPPIVDCAQSAREAKDRIFAIRRSAGFDRHADAIQRRHGSRRAGLPSTSRRRSRRQVDDPNAQQLTLEL, encoded by the coding sequence ATGACCCTCCAGCTGGTCTGGTTCAAGCGTGATTTGCGATGGGTGGATCACCAACCCTTGATCCAGGCCCTGGAGAGAGGTCCTGTGTTGCCGCTCTACATCGTGGAGCCTGAGTTCTGGCGGCAACCCGATGCTTCGGGCCGGCAGTTTGCCTTTTGCAGAGAAGCACTCATCGATCTACGTGGCGGGCTTGCTGCTCTAGGTCAGCCGTTGGTGGTGCGCTGTGGTGACGCAGTGGAGGTGCTGGAACGTGCCCGTTGCCAGTTGGGCATTGAGGCCCTGTGGAGCCATGAAGAGACAGGTAACGACTGGACCTATGCCCGCGATCGGCGTGTGGCGGCCTGGGCCAAGGAGCAGGGCATCCCTTGGCGGGAGATCCCCCAGTTTGGCGTCACCCGACGGATGCGCTCCCGCAGGGGATGGGCCCAGCGCTGGGAAGCGCGGATGGGGGAGCCACTCACACCATCGCCTGTCTCCCTGACACCTCTGCCGACGGTCTCCCCCGGAGACCTGCCGGACGCAACGGCACTCGCACTCCCGGCGGATCCTTGCCCCCATCGACAAACCGGTGGTCGGCACCAGGGGCTGAGAGAACTGGAGGATTTCATCGAGCGTCGGGTGCAGCGCTACTGCAGTTCCATCTCAAGCCCGAACCGGGCGTTCACGGGTTGTTCCCGCCTTTCGGCCTATCTCACCTGGGGGTGCCTGTCGATGCGTGAGGTGTTGCAGCGCAGTCGAGAGGTGTCCGGCCGCGGCGCGAGCAGCTTCGGATCTCGTCTGCACTGGCATTGTCATTTCATTCAGAAGCTGGAAGATCAACCACCGATCGAATGGCAGGATTTTCATCCGTTCATGCGCGGCATTCGCCCCTTGGATCCTGAACGGCTGGCTGCCTGGGCGCAGGGGCGCACCGGGGTGCCTTTTGTGGATGCCTGCATGCGTGCGTTGCGAGCCCATGGCTGGATCAACTTCCGCATGCGAGCCATGCTCATGTCGTTCGCCAGTTACAACCTCTGGCTTCCCTGGAGAGACAGCGGTCTGCATCTCGCCCGTCAGTTCGTTGATTACGAACCGGGAATTCACTGGAGCCAGTGCCAGATGCAGTCAGGCAGCACCTCCATCAACACCATCAGGATTTACAACCCGATCAAGCAGGGGCTCGACCACGATCCAGATGGGGTGTTCATCCGGCGTTGGTGTCCGGAATTGGCCGATGTTCCCTCCGTGCATTTGCATGAGCCGTGGGGACTCGGTGGTTCCTTGCCACCCCCGATCGTGGATTGTGCTCAGTCAGCCCGGGAGGCCAAGGATCGCATCTTCGCCATTCGACGTTCAGCTGGCTTCGATCGTCATGCGGATGCCATTCAGCGTCGCCATGGATCGAGGCGTGCTGGCCTTCCTTCGACATCCAGGCGCCGCTCGCGACGTCAGGTCGACGATCCGAATGCGCAGCAACTCACCCTTGAGCTTTAA
- the frr gene encoding ribosome recycling factor, translating into MSHPELESSMRKSVEATQRNFNTIRTGRANASLLDRISVEYYGADTPLKSLATLSTPDSQTIQIQPFDISALASIEKAIAMSELGFTPNNDGKVIRINVPPLTEERRKEFCKLASKYAEEGKVALRNLRRDAIDKIKKKEKDGDFSEDQSRDEQDAVQKVLDKFIAELEKHLGDKEADILKV; encoded by the coding sequence ATGTCTCATCCCGAGCTCGAATCCAGCATGCGCAAGTCGGTGGAAGCCACCCAGCGCAACTTCAACACGATCCGCACCGGTCGAGCTAACGCATCCCTATTGGATCGCATCAGCGTCGAGTACTACGGAGCTGATACACCTCTGAAATCGCTGGCGACGCTGTCGACACCAGACTCCCAGACCATCCAGATCCAGCCCTTCGACATCAGCGCCCTGGCCTCAATCGAAAAGGCCATCGCCATGAGCGAACTGGGTTTCACACCCAACAACGACGGCAAAGTGATTCGGATCAATGTGCCGCCGCTCACGGAGGAACGTCGTAAAGAGTTCTGCAAACTGGCCTCCAAATACGCCGAAGAAGGCAAGGTGGCGCTTCGCAATCTTCGCCGCGATGCGATCGACAAGATCAAAAAGAAGGAAAAAGACGGCGATTTCAGTGAAGATCAAAGCCGTGATGAACAAGATGCCGTGCAGAAAGTGCTCGACAAGTTCATCGCGGAGTTGGAGAAGCACCTCGGCGACAAGGAAGCTGACATTCTCAAGGTTTGA
- a CDS encoding NAD(P)/FAD-dependent oxidoreductase, whose translation MNGSDQRIRDVVIVGSGAAGGAAAAHLAAAGHDILLLEKDHETRIKPCGGGMAASVQQWFPFSLEPAVEQVIRRVDFSWCLSDPVVAELPGDAPFWIVRREKLDQLLAEQACQAGAERIDGVDVDDVIRNQEFWQVKAIDGRRWRCKAVVIADGSSSPWPQRLGLGAKQVQTATTMSVRLEGQGHLADGTTRFEFGLVKQGFAWAFPVAGGVNIGVGSFIGRQDADPEAVLAKLLPDLGFAPDAGIRQRGQLRVWNGHHRIDGNGIVVVGDAASLCDPFLAEGLRPALMSGCEAAQHLDQWLRGNQDDLRGYSQAMRHRWGESMAWGRRIAQVFYRFPGVGYQLGIKRPTAPQRIAQILSGEMGYGDIAQRVIKRLLLKRR comes from the coding sequence TTGAACGGATCTGATCAGCGGATCCGCGATGTTGTCATCGTCGGATCCGGCGCCGCCGGCGGCGCAGCAGCTGCCCATCTGGCCGCAGCCGGCCACGACATTCTTCTGCTTGAGAAGGATCATGAAACGCGGATCAAACCCTGCGGCGGTGGCATGGCTGCGTCGGTCCAGCAGTGGTTCCCGTTCTCCCTGGAGCCTGCTGTCGAGCAAGTGATCCGGAGAGTCGATTTCAGCTGGTGCCTCAGCGACCCTGTGGTGGCTGAACTGCCGGGAGATGCACCCTTCTGGATTGTGCGGCGGGAGAAGCTTGATCAGCTGTTGGCCGAACAAGCCTGCCAAGCCGGAGCCGAACGCATCGATGGTGTGGATGTCGACGATGTCATCCGCAACCAAGAGTTCTGGCAGGTCAAAGCCATCGACGGTCGGCGCTGGCGCTGCAAAGCCGTGGTGATCGCTGACGGTTCCTCTTCACCATGGCCGCAACGTCTCGGGCTTGGAGCCAAACAGGTGCAGACCGCCACCACCATGTCGGTACGACTCGAAGGGCAAGGCCATCTCGCTGATGGAACCACCCGATTTGAATTCGGCCTGGTGAAGCAGGGGTTCGCTTGGGCCTTTCCGGTGGCTGGTGGCGTGAACATCGGGGTTGGGAGCTTCATCGGACGCCAGGATGCCGACCCGGAGGCGGTGCTGGCGAAGCTCTTGCCCGATCTCGGTTTTGCCCCTGACGCGGGAATCCGCCAGCGCGGCCAGCTGCGGGTCTGGAACGGCCACCACCGCATTGATGGCAATGGAATCGTGGTGGTCGGGGATGCGGCGTCACTGTGCGATCCCTTTCTTGCCGAAGGCTTACGACCCGCCTTGATGAGCGGTTGCGAAGCGGCCCAACACCTCGACCAGTGGCTCCGCGGCAACCAGGATGATCTGCGTGGTTACAGCCAAGCCATGCGACATCGGTGGGGCGAGTCGATGGCCTGGGGTCGTCGCATCGCTCAGGTTTTTTATCGCTTTCCTGGGGTTGGCTATCAGCTGGGCATTAAACGCCCGACGGCTCCTCAGAGAATCGCCCAAATCCTTTCCGGTGAGATGGGATATGGCGACATCGCCCAGCGAGTGATTAAACGTTTATTGCTGAAACGTCGTTAA
- a CDS encoding penicillin-binding protein 2, translating to MGRTDQSRRTSGQRSRRRVVPLEPVPPGRMRSVFALLCLGLIGLMGRMAWLQVFQATELEARARSVQTQRTQPLGTRRPIVDRTGRLVALDEERYRLWLHPRYFNLPGDEPTLIRPPADVAARLAPLLPLSEEEILQRMGDRPSGIKLMDGLDPETATTIKAEGISGVDLESYPHRVYPQGELFANVVGFLNQDREPQAGLEQSRHEDLQRHEQARSLRRGADGTPLPDNLAAGVFFGDDLRLQLTLDARLQAVAAKALADQVKAWKAQKGVAIVMDVTNGELLALASVPTYDPNNYWSFPTARFREWSVQDLYEPGSTFKPINLALALQEGVIEASGRVNDNGSVTIGGWPINNHDRRANGLIDYATVLQVSSNVGMVKAMGNLPSSTYWDWMSRLGLDARPDTDLPGAVAGQIKTKEQFTTQPIEPATASFGQGFSLTPLKLVQLHALLANGGRLVSPHITRGLRAGDALAPPGSRRGKALLDPEVTRTVLAWMESVVEQGSGQGVKTPGYRIGGKTGTAQKALNGVYVPGALICSFVATLPVEDPRYVVLVVVDEPKGDNAYGSTVALPVAKSIIDGLLVIEKVPPSSASSTISTKGG from the coding sequence ATGGGTCGCACCGATCAGTCTCGCCGCACTTCTGGTCAACGCTCGCGCAGGCGTGTGGTGCCCCTCGAGCCGGTTCCACCCGGACGCATGCGATCCGTGTTTGCCCTGTTGTGTCTGGGATTGATCGGATTGATGGGGCGGATGGCCTGGTTGCAGGTCTTTCAGGCCACAGAACTGGAAGCCCGGGCGCGATCCGTGCAGACGCAGCGCACCCAACCGCTGGGGACTCGGCGACCGATCGTCGACCGCACAGGGCGACTGGTGGCCTTGGATGAGGAGCGCTATCGCCTTTGGCTGCACCCCCGCTACTTCAACTTGCCAGGCGATGAACCGACCCTGATCCGGCCGCCGGCCGATGTGGCGGCTCGCCTGGCTCCGTTGCTTCCTCTGTCTGAGGAAGAGATTCTGCAGCGCATGGGTGATCGCCCATCCGGGATCAAGCTCATGGATGGTCTAGACCCGGAGACCGCCACCACGATCAAGGCTGAAGGCATCAGCGGTGTTGATCTCGAGTCGTATCCCCATCGGGTTTATCCCCAAGGTGAACTGTTCGCCAATGTCGTTGGATTTCTGAATCAGGACCGCGAACCCCAGGCCGGTCTCGAACAGAGCCGTCATGAGGATCTGCAACGCCACGAGCAGGCCCGCAGTCTGCGTCGTGGTGCCGATGGCACACCGTTGCCGGACAATCTCGCTGCCGGTGTCTTCTTTGGGGATGACCTGAGGCTTCAACTCACCTTGGACGCCCGTCTTCAGGCTGTGGCGGCGAAGGCACTGGCGGATCAAGTCAAGGCCTGGAAAGCCCAGAAGGGTGTCGCGATTGTGATGGACGTCACCAATGGCGAGTTGCTGGCGCTGGCCTCGGTGCCCACGTATGACCCCAACAACTATTGGAGTTTTCCGACAGCCCGTTTCCGTGAGTGGTCTGTGCAGGATCTCTATGAGCCTGGCTCCACCTTCAAGCCGATCAATCTGGCCTTGGCGCTTCAGGAGGGCGTGATTGAGGCATCGGGTCGTGTGAATGACAATGGTTCGGTCACCATCGGTGGTTGGCCGATCAACAATCACGACCGCAGGGCCAATGGTCTGATCGATTACGCCACCGTTCTGCAGGTGTCCAGCAACGTGGGCATGGTCAAGGCCATGGGGAATCTTCCCTCGTCCACCTATTGGGACTGGATGAGTCGACTCGGCCTGGATGCAAGGCCAGATACGGACCTTCCCGGGGCGGTCGCCGGACAGATCAAGACGAAGGAGCAGTTCACCACGCAACCGATTGAACCCGCGACTGCGTCCTTCGGGCAGGGCTTCTCGCTGACTCCGTTGAAATTGGTGCAGCTTCATGCGCTGTTGGCGAATGGTGGGCGTCTGGTCAGTCCGCATATCACCCGGGGGCTGAGAGCTGGTGATGCCCTCGCACCACCTGGATCCCGCCGGGGCAAAGCATTGCTGGACCCTGAGGTCACCCGAACCGTGCTCGCCTGGATGGAGTCAGTGGTCGAGCAGGGCAGTGGCCAAGGGGTGAAAACACCTGGCTACCGGATTGGTGGAAAGACGGGGACGGCTCAGAAGGCGCTCAATGGTGTGTACGTGCCGGGGGCTTTGATATGCAGTTTTGTGGCCACCCTGCCCGTTGAGGACCCTCGGTATGTGGTGCTGGTCGTGGTTGATGAGCCAAAAGGAGACAACGCCTACGGCTCAACTGTGGCCCTTCCCGTGGCCAAATCGATCATCGATGGTTTGCTGGTGATCGAGAAGGTTCCACCCAGCAGTGCCTCCAGCACAATCTCAACTAAAGGCGGTTGA
- the pyrH gene encoding UMP kinase, which produces MAYARALLKLSGEALMGDQGYGIDPAIVQSIAADVAKVIEGGTQLAIVVGGGNIFRGLKGSAAGMDRATADYVGMLATVMNAITLQDGLEQAGVPTRVQTAIGMQEVAEPYIRRKAIRHLEKGRVVVFGAGCGNPFFTTDTTAALRAAEISADVVFKATKVDGVYDKDPEKHADAVRYEQLTFQQVLSGELAVMDSTAIALCKDNNIPIVVFNLFEAGNIGRAVAGEPIGSRISN; this is translated from the coding sequence ATGGCCTACGCGCGTGCACTCCTGAAACTCAGCGGTGAAGCGCTGATGGGAGATCAGGGCTACGGAATTGACCCAGCCATTGTTCAGTCCATTGCTGCAGATGTCGCCAAAGTGATCGAGGGTGGCACTCAGCTGGCCATCGTTGTGGGCGGGGGCAACATCTTTCGCGGCCTCAAAGGTTCAGCGGCTGGCATGGATCGTGCTACGGCCGATTACGTCGGAATGCTGGCCACTGTCATGAACGCCATCACGCTGCAGGATGGCTTGGAACAGGCAGGTGTGCCGACCCGCGTTCAGACCGCCATCGGCATGCAGGAGGTGGCAGAGCCTTACATCCGCAGGAAAGCCATTCGCCATCTGGAAAAAGGAAGGGTTGTGGTCTTTGGGGCCGGCTGCGGCAACCCCTTCTTCACCACCGACACCACGGCGGCCCTGCGCGCTGCCGAAATCAGTGCTGATGTCGTCTTCAAAGCCACGAAAGTGGATGGGGTATACGACAAGGACCCCGAAAAACATGCTGATGCGGTGCGCTACGAGCAGTTGACGTTCCAACAGGTGCTCAGCGGAGAATTGGCGGTGATGGACAGCACGGCTATCGCCCTCTGCAAAGACAACAACATCCCAATCGTGGTCTTCAATCTGTTTGAAGCCGGCAACATTGGCCGAGCCGTCGCGGGCGAACCCATTGGTTCACGCATCAGCAATTAA